Proteins found in one Mucilaginibacter gracilis genomic segment:
- a CDS encoding DUF5681 domain-containing protein, producing the protein MSDKKNLFKPGQSGNPNGRPKGAKNRTTEEIRKHIQFVLDGQYQSLEADLDSMSPFQRVMMVEKLTKFFLPALAKNENDTNVLGEVKVTVSFVDTPMRDNDSSTNEFQVD; encoded by the coding sequence ATGTCAGATAAAAAAAATTTATTTAAGCCGGGGCAATCAGGCAACCCGAACGGTAGACCAAAAGGTGCAAAAAATCGTACTACAGAGGAAATAAGAAAGCATATCCAATTTGTTCTTGATGGTCAATATCAATCGTTAGAGGCTGATTTAGATTCAATGTCGCCCTTCCAAAGGGTTATGATGGTAGAGAAATTGACAAAATTTTTCTTACCAGCGTTGGCGAAGAATGAAAACGATACCAATGTTTTAGGAGAGGTAAAAGTAACTGTAAGCTTTGTTGATACCCCTATGAGGGATAATGATAGTTCAACTAATGAATTTCAGGTTGACTAA
- a CDS encoding class I SAM-dependent methyltransferase has translation MSKLTKAQIKKHNIAVELLKKDSLTFEEKLIVFEKWNESATSLNSEAGAFFTPFDLARDFSLNIYDNAKTIDLCAGIGMLAFVAYHYRDCKDITCVELNPIYYEVGKKLLPEANWIIGSIFDYQSFGHFDQCISNPPFGKIKPGIDESVRSDLKYKGCEFDLITVEIASKIADYGCFILPQGSTPFRYSGQPYFMDLRQTNKGYNPHGQSLPAKVQKFINETGFNYQFNIGIDTSVYRDSWKGVSPICEIVDFEFNKE, from the coding sequence ATGTCAAAACTTACTAAAGCACAAATTAAAAAACATAATATAGCGGTTGAACTTCTTAAAAAAGATTCATTAACATTTGAAGAAAAACTTATAGTATTTGAAAAATGGAATGAATCAGCCACATCATTAAATAGTGAAGCTGGTGCATTCTTTACACCTTTCGATTTAGCCCGTGATTTCTCACTAAATATTTATGATAATGCCAAGACCATTGACCTATGCGCTGGCATTGGTATGTTAGCTTTTGTTGCCTACCATTATAGAGATTGTAAAGATATTACCTGTGTGGAATTGAATCCTATATACTATGAAGTAGGTAAAAAGCTACTACCAGAAGCTAATTGGATTATCGGCAGTATTTTTGATTATCAATCCTTCGGCCATTTTGACCAGTGTATAAGTAACCCACCGTTTGGTAAAATCAAACCCGGAATAGATGAAAGTGTACGTTCTGACCTTAAATACAAAGGTTGTGAATTTGACCTAATTACGGTAGAAATAGCTTCTAAAATAGCAGATTATGGTTGTTTCATACTCCCGCAAGGTTCAACGCCTTTTAGATATTCAGGACAACCATATTTTATGGATTTAAGGCAAACAAACAAAGGTTATAACCCCCACGGCCAAAGCTTACCTGCCAAGGTGCAAAAGTTTATTAACGAAACTGGTTTTAATTATCAGTTCAATATCGGGATTGATACCAGTGTTTACCGGGATAGCTGGAAAGGTGTTAGCCCTATCTGTGAAATTGTGGATTTTGAGTTTAATAAAGAATAA